One Ascaphus truei isolate aAscTru1 chromosome 9, aAscTru1.hap1, whole genome shotgun sequence genomic region harbors:
- the PRICKLE4 gene encoding prickle-like protein 4 isoform X4, translated as MAPESAAPGRGATSGPPTLSSSDSDSGCALEEYPDLEARPSAVTVAMSSGDAQELNLIRTLLQLLPPQDCDERFCTALGEQERRELQTFSAHRRLHCMRRGVIIPATPGTPDSCCVRCGGRIAAGDTAVGAGRAQEEGLRWHLSCFVCDTCRHPLEHFIYFAQDGRIYCGRHHAELSRARCAACDQLILSESCIVAEGHRWHVEHFRCWECEEVLGGRRYVMKGGRPFCSHCFLRLHAENCEACGDPINPDGDLVTHRGQYWHALPACFCCSRCGASLQGSEFRVDNGHLYCPQCCSPCESQDHHPHGGVMGTPPTALTPSNGSSSHLHCGHQDHTAPPGGRSPMGLSPSLQDSSPVTSSEEGSPGPVRGTAGDIGVPRLTGHCEGAEEEDTSCSSSDSEPEGFFLGKPIPNYSIPGRDPSSACGKRKSLKRWQRGKNCKVS; from the exons ATGGCACCTGAAAGTGCTGCCCCGGGCCGGGGGGCGACATCTGGCCCCCCCACACTATCGTCTTCTGACAGTGACTCCGGCTGCGCCCTGGAGGAATATCCTGACCTGGAG GCTCGTCCCAGCGCTGTGACAGTCGCCATGTCCAGTGGTGACGCACAGGAGCTGAATCTCATCCGAACTCTTCTCCAGCTGCTTCCGCCGCAGGATTGTGAT GAGAGGTTTTGCACGGCTCTGGGtgagcaggagaggagggagctgcagacGTTTAGCGCACACAGGAGACTGCACTGCATGAGACGAGGGGTTATCATCCCAGCAACCCCAGGGACCCCCGACAGCTGCTGTGTGAGG TGCGGAGGGAGAATTGCAGCGGGCGACACTGCCGTGGGCGCAGGGCGGGCGCAGGAGGAGGGGCTCCGCTGGcacctgagctgctttgtctgcgACACCTGCCGCCACCCTCTGGAGCACTTTATCTACTTCGCCCAGGACGGGCGGATTTACTGCGGCCGGCACCACGCGGAGCTGAGCAGAGCGCGCTGTGCGGCCTGCGACCAG ctGATTCTGTCAGAGAGCTGCATCGTGGCTGAGGGCCACCGCTGGCACGTGGAACATTTCCGCTGCTGGGAGTGcgaggaggtgctgggggggcgcCGCTACGTGATGAAGGGGGGGAGACCATTCTGCAGCCACTGCTTCCTGCGGCTGCATGCGGAGAACTGCGAGGCCTGCGGGGACCCCATCA ATCCTGACGGGGATCTGGTGACCCACCGGGGACAGTACTGGCACGCGCTGCCCGCCTGCTTCTGCTGCTCCCGCTGTGGGGCATCTCTCCAGGGATCAGAGTTCAGGGTGGACAACGGGCACCTCTACTGCCCCCAGTGCTGTTCCCCGTGTGAATCTCAAGACCACCATCCACATGGGGGTGTCATGGGGACCCCACCCACAGCGCTGACCCCCTCTAACGGGAGCAGCTCACACCTGCACTGCGGGCACCAAGATCACACAGCGCCTCCTGGAGGAAGGAGCCCCATGGGTTTATCCCCATCACTGCAGGACTCATCCCCTGTCACCAGCAGTGAGGAGGGGTCCCCAGGGCCAGTCAGGGGCACAGCCGGTGACATAGGCGTCCCCAGGCTAACTGGACACTGCGAGGGGGCAGAAGAAGAGGACACGTCCTGCTCATCGTCGGACTCTGAGCCAGAAGGCTTCTTCCTGGGGAAACCCATCCCAAATTATTCTATCCCCGGGCGGGACCCCTCTTCTGCGTGTGGGAAAAGAAAATCCCTAAAAAGGTGGCAGAGAGGGAAGAACTGCAAAGTGTCCTAG
- the PRICKLE4 gene encoding prickle-like protein 4 isoform X1, translating to MLSLGSCPSQVDAPPNPLAWHLKVLPRAGGRHLAPPHYRLLTVTPAAPWRNILTWSDRVLLAQSLSCSLQARPSAVTVAMSSGDAQELNLIRTLLQLLPPQDCDERFCTALGEQERRELQTFSAHRRLHCMRRGVIIPATPGTPDSCCVRCGGRIAAGDTAVGAGRAQEEGLRWHLSCFVCDTCRHPLEHFIYFAQDGRIYCGRHHAELSRARCAACDQLILSESCIVAEGHRWHVEHFRCWECEEVLGGRRYVMKGGRPFCSHCFLRLHAENCEACGDPINPDGDLVTHRGQYWHALPACFCCSRCGASLQGSEFRVDNGHLYCPQCCSPCESQDHHPHGGVMGTPPTALTPSNGSSSHLHCGHQDHTAPPGGRSPMGLSPSLQDSSPVTSSEEGSPGPVRGTAGDIGVPRLTGHCEGAEEEDTSCSSSDSEPEGFFLGKPIPNYSIPGRDPSSACGKRKSLKRWQRGKNCKVS from the exons CTGCCCATCTCAGGTTGATGCCCCTCCGAACCCCCTCGCATGGCACCTGAAAGTGCTGCCCCGGGCCGGGGGGCGACATCTGGCCCCCCCACACTATCGTCTTCTGACAGTGACTCCGGCTGCGCCCTGGAGGAATATCCTGACCTGGAG TGACAGGGTTCTCCTGGCTcagagcctgtcctgttctctccAGGCTCGTCCCAGCGCTGTGACAGTCGCCATGTCCAGTGGTGACGCACAGGAGCTGAATCTCATCCGAACTCTTCTCCAGCTGCTTCCGCCGCAGGATTGTGAT GAGAGGTTTTGCACGGCTCTGGGtgagcaggagaggagggagctgcagacGTTTAGCGCACACAGGAGACTGCACTGCATGAGACGAGGGGTTATCATCCCAGCAACCCCAGGGACCCCCGACAGCTGCTGTGTGAGG TGCGGAGGGAGAATTGCAGCGGGCGACACTGCCGTGGGCGCAGGGCGGGCGCAGGAGGAGGGGCTCCGCTGGcacctgagctgctttgtctgcgACACCTGCCGCCACCCTCTGGAGCACTTTATCTACTTCGCCCAGGACGGGCGGATTTACTGCGGCCGGCACCACGCGGAGCTGAGCAGAGCGCGCTGTGCGGCCTGCGACCAG ctGATTCTGTCAGAGAGCTGCATCGTGGCTGAGGGCCACCGCTGGCACGTGGAACATTTCCGCTGCTGGGAGTGcgaggaggtgctgggggggcgcCGCTACGTGATGAAGGGGGGGAGACCATTCTGCAGCCACTGCTTCCTGCGGCTGCATGCGGAGAACTGCGAGGCCTGCGGGGACCCCATCA ATCCTGACGGGGATCTGGTGACCCACCGGGGACAGTACTGGCACGCGCTGCCCGCCTGCTTCTGCTGCTCCCGCTGTGGGGCATCTCTCCAGGGATCAGAGTTCAGGGTGGACAACGGGCACCTCTACTGCCCCCAGTGCTGTTCCCCGTGTGAATCTCAAGACCACCATCCACATGGGGGTGTCATGGGGACCCCACCCACAGCGCTGACCCCCTCTAACGGGAGCAGCTCACACCTGCACTGCGGGCACCAAGATCACACAGCGCCTCCTGGAGGAAGGAGCCCCATGGGTTTATCCCCATCACTGCAGGACTCATCCCCTGTCACCAGCAGTGAGGAGGGGTCCCCAGGGCCAGTCAGGGGCACAGCCGGTGACATAGGCGTCCCCAGGCTAACTGGACACTGCGAGGGGGCAGAAGAAGAGGACACGTCCTGCTCATCGTCGGACTCTGAGCCAGAAGGCTTCTTCCTGGGGAAACCCATCCCAAATTATTCTATCCCCGGGCGGGACCCCTCTTCTGCGTGTGGGAAAAGAAAATCCCTAAAAAGGTGGCAGAGAGGGAAGAACTGCAAAGTGTCCTAG
- the PRICKLE4 gene encoding prickle-like protein 4 isoform X3: MLSLGSCPSQVDAPPNPLAWHLKVLPRAGGRHLAPPHYRLLTVTPAAPWRNILTWRVLLAQSLSCSLQARPSAVTVAMSSGDAQELNLIRTLLQLLPPQDCDERFCTALGEQERRELQTFSAHRRLHCMRRGVIIPATPGTPDSCCVRCGGRIAAGDTAVGAGRAQEEGLRWHLSCFVCDTCRHPLEHFIYFAQDGRIYCGRHHAELSRARCAACDQLILSESCIVAEGHRWHVEHFRCWECEEVLGGRRYVMKGGRPFCSHCFLRLHAENCEACGDPINPDGDLVTHRGQYWHALPACFCCSRCGASLQGSEFRVDNGHLYCPQCCSPCESQDHHPHGGVMGTPPTALTPSNGSSSHLHCGHQDHTAPPGGRSPMGLSPSLQDSSPVTSSEEGSPGPVRGTAGDIGVPRLTGHCEGAEEEDTSCSSSDSEPEGFFLGKPIPNYSIPGRDPSSACGKRKSLKRWQRGKNCKVS, translated from the exons CTGCCCATCTCAGGTTGATGCCCCTCCGAACCCCCTCGCATGGCACCTGAAAGTGCTGCCCCGGGCCGGGGGGCGACATCTGGCCCCCCCACACTATCGTCTTCTGACAGTGACTCCGGCTGCGCCCTGGAGGAATATCCTGACCTGGAG GGTTCTCCTGGCTcagagcctgtcctgttctctccAGGCTCGTCCCAGCGCTGTGACAGTCGCCATGTCCAGTGGTGACGCACAGGAGCTGAATCTCATCCGAACTCTTCTCCAGCTGCTTCCGCCGCAGGATTGTGAT GAGAGGTTTTGCACGGCTCTGGGtgagcaggagaggagggagctgcagacGTTTAGCGCACACAGGAGACTGCACTGCATGAGACGAGGGGTTATCATCCCAGCAACCCCAGGGACCCCCGACAGCTGCTGTGTGAGG TGCGGAGGGAGAATTGCAGCGGGCGACACTGCCGTGGGCGCAGGGCGGGCGCAGGAGGAGGGGCTCCGCTGGcacctgagctgctttgtctgcgACACCTGCCGCCACCCTCTGGAGCACTTTATCTACTTCGCCCAGGACGGGCGGATTTACTGCGGCCGGCACCACGCGGAGCTGAGCAGAGCGCGCTGTGCGGCCTGCGACCAG ctGATTCTGTCAGAGAGCTGCATCGTGGCTGAGGGCCACCGCTGGCACGTGGAACATTTCCGCTGCTGGGAGTGcgaggaggtgctgggggggcgcCGCTACGTGATGAAGGGGGGGAGACCATTCTGCAGCCACTGCTTCCTGCGGCTGCATGCGGAGAACTGCGAGGCCTGCGGGGACCCCATCA ATCCTGACGGGGATCTGGTGACCCACCGGGGACAGTACTGGCACGCGCTGCCCGCCTGCTTCTGCTGCTCCCGCTGTGGGGCATCTCTCCAGGGATCAGAGTTCAGGGTGGACAACGGGCACCTCTACTGCCCCCAGTGCTGTTCCCCGTGTGAATCTCAAGACCACCATCCACATGGGGGTGTCATGGGGACCCCACCCACAGCGCTGACCCCCTCTAACGGGAGCAGCTCACACCTGCACTGCGGGCACCAAGATCACACAGCGCCTCCTGGAGGAAGGAGCCCCATGGGTTTATCCCCATCACTGCAGGACTCATCCCCTGTCACCAGCAGTGAGGAGGGGTCCCCAGGGCCAGTCAGGGGCACAGCCGGTGACATAGGCGTCCCCAGGCTAACTGGACACTGCGAGGGGGCAGAAGAAGAGGACACGTCCTGCTCATCGTCGGACTCTGAGCCAGAAGGCTTCTTCCTGGGGAAACCCATCCCAAATTATTCTATCCCCGGGCGGGACCCCTCTTCTGCGTGTGGGAAAAGAAAATCCCTAAAAAGGTGGCAGAGAGGGAAGAACTGCAAAGTGTCCTAG